A stretch of DNA from Desulfosarcina ovata subsp. ovata:
GGAGGTGATGATATGCATTTACCACTGCTTTTTAGCCCTTTGGGGTGGGTTGTCCTAGGCGCTTCCGGTTACCTGCTGTACAAAGCGGGTAAAAAATCCGGACAAAAGGAAACCGAAAAGAAAACCGAGAAGGCATGATCGATCGTTTAAAAAAGCGAACAAGGAACGAGTCAGATTTTTGTGCTGTGCGGAAAGGTATGCATGGAACTTGTACTGAGCAAGGAAATCGCCGACATCAGAGCACGCTATGGACTATCGCTGGCGCAATTCGGCACTCTGGTCGGGGCGCCGGCCACCTCGGTCAAACGATGGGAAGCTGGTGTCGATCCCCGGGAACAATTTTTTTTTCAGCTCTATTTGGTGGTGGGGCTCATCAAGGACCCGGATGAAGTCTTCTACGATTTGGGCCGCCAGGGAATATCTCTGAACAAGGCGCAATGGGACGTATTCGCCAACCTGGTCAAGGGGGCGGATCATAGTATTGACCTGGCCGCCGAAATCGGACTGGACTCACCGGAAGTGGGGCAGGCCCTGGTGACGGGCGTTCGTGGCCTTTTAACCCTGATTGCCGGATCGTTTGCGGCCAAAAATGCATTGGGCGATAAATTCAGTGCATCCTTGGCCACCAGGATAGCAACCTTATTGAAATGAGGAACGCATGTCGGAAATCAAACTCAGGGAACCGGATCCCGATCTTATTCCCCTTCTAAGGAAATGCAGCAGCGAGGAACTGGATAACCTGGTTGGCTATCTTACCCAAAAGGGCGGGGTTTCCTCGCAATTGAAAAGCACCAGGGCATACCGCCAGTGGTGTCCTGACCACAGCAAGTATGCGGATGAGATTATCGCCGAAATCCAAAAGTATGGGGGCAATACGATTTTCAATATCGCCCGCGGCGGGGTAGGGGTGACCTACCGGGATATCGTCTTGAAGGTGGCCTCCCGCCTCAAGGTCAAGACCGCCAAGGACGAGCCCATTGACCGGATTGAAGAAAAACTGCTGATGAAGGTGCTGGAAAAATCCTGGGAGAAAATGAGTGACAAGGAAAAAAAGACATTGATCGAGGGCATCATGCCCGAGACGGGTGTCGACGATTTGCCCAAGGAGTTCCCCACAGCGCTTTTGAAAGCCGCCATCATCGCCGGCGGCGGTATCGTTTCCTACCGGCTTTCGCTGATCGTGGCCGGTGCCGTGGCCCGGGCCTCCCTTGAACGGGGGATTGCTTTTGTGGCCGGCACTTCACTGGCCCGCTGGTCCGCCGCCTTTGCCGGCGCCGTGGGCTTGGGACTCACCGCGTTGTGGACCCTTTTCGATGTTTTGGGGCCGGCGTATCGGGTACTGGTCCCCTGTGTGCTGCATATTTCCATGTTACGGCAGCTTCATGCGCTGCGCGACAGCGGCCTTGATCCTCAGCAGATGCCGGCCGGAAGCGAGGGGACGGAAAGAAGGGAAATCCTTTTTCGTAAATTCTCCTGACATGGTTGTTGTCCGATGTGTTTTATAGATAAAAAATTATTTGAAACTTCTATTTTCATGATGTATAAAAATTGAATGAAGATTTCTTTGACCCACGCGCCGTTTGACCGCCAACTGATTATAAGCGACATCACCGAAGCCGGGGTGGAGACATTGCTGTCACGCCTGGGGCTTTTCCGGGGTGACAAGTTTGTTCGCGAAGACGAAGAAGTGCTTCTGCACCCGGTGCGTTTGCGCGGCGAAAAAGGAGAAGTTGTTCTGGGCGGCGGCATGGCCACCCGCGTGATCGTGCATTTGGACGATGGCCGCCGTATGCCGCTGACGGATATGCGTACCGGTCAGCGTGGGCATATCGAGGGGACCACCTGTTCCGCCAATTTGACCGAGGCTTTGAATGTACTGGGGCTGAATGAAGATGAGGAAGTCGTCTATCTTCGCCAACTGCCAAGCATGGATTATACCGTCGCTGTCGGCAAGAGTGGTAGGGCCGTAAGCATCCAGGAAGGCATGGCCGCCAAAATTTGGGGACGCATCGGCGAGCGACGTCTGCAGTTTGTTTCCGCCGGCAAGGGGCAACCTTTTTTCGTGGAAAAGATCCTTGGTGGATTACGTTCGACAAAGGCCCTCGAAGAAAAGGGAATTGCAGTGGGGCACACCATTAACCTCGAAGCGGTTGCGCCGGCGCAAATTTTCAACA
This window harbors:
- a CDS encoding YaaW family protein, whose product is MSEIKLREPDPDLIPLLRKCSSEELDNLVGYLTQKGGVSSQLKSTRAYRQWCPDHSKYADEIIAEIQKYGGNTIFNIARGGVGVTYRDIVLKVASRLKVKTAKDEPIDRIEEKLLMKVLEKSWEKMSDKEKKTLIEGIMPETGVDDLPKEFPTALLKAAIIAGGGIVSYRLSLIVAGAVARASLERGIAFVAGTSLARWSAAFAGAVGLGLTALWTLFDVLGPAYRVLVPCVLHISMLRQLHALRDSGLDPQQMPAGSEGTERREILFRKFS
- a CDS encoding FeoA family protein; the encoded protein is MKISLTHAPFDRQLIISDITEAGVETLLSRLGLFRGDKFVREDEEVLLHPVRLRGEKGEVVLGGGMATRVIVHLDDGRRMPLTDMRTGQRGHIEGTTCSANLTEALNVLGLNEDEEVVYLRQLPSMDYTVAVGKSGRAVSIQEGMAAKIWGRIGERRLQFVSAGKGQPFFVEKILGGLRSTKALEEKGIAVGHTINLEAVAPAQIFNMAVQEAVVISTDDGLHLHLRPGQAERILVEPMEP